In the Geobacter sp. FeAm09 genome, one interval contains:
- the cas7c gene encoding type I-C CRISPR-associated protein Cas7/Csd2, whose translation MSLSKKIDFAVVFKVVNANPNGDPLNGNRPRTIYEGNGEVSDVCVKRKIRNRLIETGQRIFVQSDDNRNDDHPSLKARADEVLAGIKNPEEITRKACETWFDVRAFGQLFAFKASGGRKAKGEDSGEDKGVSIGIRGPVSVQSAFSIAPVSLTSTQITKSVSSEGDGTKRGSDTMGMKHRVDRGIYYFYGSMNPQLAVKTGFSDDDAAAIKAVLPKLFENDASSARPEGSMEVLKVIWWEHASKSGQASSAKVHRSLMVNDIEDLANILSFEPGKGPDDAGENWPRPEIINGY comes from the coding sequence ATGAGCCTGTCCAAGAAGATCGATTTTGCCGTGGTTTTTAAAGTCGTCAATGCTAACCCTAATGGTGACCCGCTTAACGGTAATCGCCCACGAACAATTTATGAAGGTAATGGTGAAGTCTCCGATGTCTGCGTCAAGCGTAAGATCCGCAACCGGCTGATAGAAACGGGACAACGGATATTTGTACAGTCCGACGACAACAGAAACGATGACCACCCTAGCTTAAAAGCCCGGGCTGATGAAGTCTTGGCCGGCATCAAGAACCCAGAAGAGATTACCAGGAAAGCCTGCGAAACTTGGTTTGATGTGCGGGCCTTCGGGCAGCTTTTCGCTTTCAAGGCTTCCGGCGGTAGAAAGGCCAAGGGCGAAGATAGCGGAGAAGATAAGGGAGTTTCCATTGGTATTCGCGGTCCGGTCAGCGTTCAGTCGGCGTTCAGCATTGCTCCGGTAAGTCTGACTAGTACTCAAATTACCAAAAGTGTCAGCAGCGAAGGCGACGGCACCAAGCGCGGTTCCGACACCATGGGGATGAAGCATCGTGTTGATCGGGGCATTTATTACTTCTATGGCAGCATGAACCCGCAGTTGGCCGTCAAAACCGGGTTCAGCGACGATGATGCTGCTGCCATCAAGGCGGTGCTGCCGAAATTGTTTGAGAACGATGCATCATCGGCCCGCCCCGAGGGAAGTATGGAGGTCCTGAAGGTGATCTGGTGGGAGCATGCCAGCAAAAGTGGACAAGCATCATCGGCCAAGGTACATCGTAGCCTCATGGTTAATGACATCGAAGATCTTGCAAATATATTGTCATTCGAGCCAGGCAAGGGCCCGGACGATGCCGGTGAAAACTGGCCGAGGCCTGAAATAATTAATGGGTATTAA